In one Cronobacter dublinensis subsp. dublinensis LMG 23823 genomic region, the following are encoded:
- the pyk gene encoding pyruvate kinase, with the protein MSRRLRRTKIVTTLGPATDRDNNLEKIIAAGANVVRMNFSHGTPEDHQLRADKVREIAARLGRHVAILGDLQGPKIRVSTFKEGKVFLNIGDKFLLDANLGKGEGDKEKVGIDYKGLPADVVPGDILLLDDGRVQLKVLDVQGMKVFTEVTVGGPLSNNKGINKLGGGLSAEALTEKDKADIITAAKIGVDYLAVSFPRCGEDLNYARRLARDAGCDAKICAKVERAEAVCSNEAMDDIILASDVVMVARGDLGVEIGDPELVGIQKTLIRRARKLNRAVITATQMMESMITNPMPTRAEVMDVANAVLDGTDAVMLSAETAAGQYPAETVSAMARVCLGAEKIPSINVSKHRLDVEFDNVEEAIAMSAMYAANHLKGVSAIITMTESGRTALMTSRISSGLPIFAMSRHERTLNLTALYRGVTPVYFDSANDGVAAAQDAVNLLRDKGYLVTGDLVIVTQGDMMGTTGSTNTTRVLTVD; encoded by the coding sequence ATGTCCAGACGGCTTCGCAGAACCAAAATCGTTACCACGTTAGGCCCGGCTACCGACCGCGATAATAACCTGGAAAAAATCATCGCCGCCGGCGCGAACGTTGTACGCATGAACTTCTCGCACGGGACGCCGGAAGATCACCAGCTTCGCGCGGATAAAGTTCGCGAGATAGCGGCCAGACTGGGACGTCACGTCGCTATCCTTGGCGACCTTCAGGGGCCGAAGATCCGCGTCTCTACCTTTAAAGAAGGCAAAGTTTTCTTAAACATCGGCGATAAATTCCTGCTGGACGCCAATCTCGGCAAAGGCGAAGGCGATAAAGAAAAAGTCGGTATCGACTATAAAGGCCTGCCGGCGGACGTAGTGCCAGGCGACATCCTGCTGCTGGATGATGGCCGCGTGCAGCTGAAAGTGCTGGACGTTCAGGGCATGAAAGTGTTCACCGAAGTGACCGTGGGCGGCCCGCTTTCCAACAACAAAGGCATTAACAAGCTGGGCGGCGGTCTCTCTGCGGAAGCGCTGACCGAAAAAGACAAAGCGGACATCATCACCGCGGCGAAAATCGGCGTGGATTATCTGGCCGTCTCCTTCCCGCGCTGCGGCGAAGATCTCAACTACGCTCGCCGCCTGGCGCGCGACGCGGGCTGCGACGCGAAAATCTGCGCCAAAGTCGAGCGCGCCGAAGCGGTATGCAGCAATGAAGCGATGGATGACATCATTCTGGCGTCTGACGTCGTGATGGTGGCGCGCGGCGATCTGGGCGTTGAAATCGGCGATCCGGAACTGGTAGGCATCCAGAAAACCCTGATTCGTCGTGCCCGTAAGCTGAATCGTGCCGTCATCACCGCGACCCAGATGATGGAGTCGATGATTACCAACCCGATGCCGACCCGTGCGGAAGTCATGGACGTGGCGAACGCCGTGCTGGACGGCACCGACGCCGTGATGCTTTCCGCTGAAACGGCGGCGGGCCAGTACCCGGCGGAAACCGTTTCTGCGATGGCGCGCGTCTGCCTCGGCGCGGAGAAGATCCCGAGCATTAACGTCTCCAAACACCGTCTGGACGTCGAGTTTGATAACGTCGAAGAAGCCATTGCGATGTCCGCAATGTATGCCGCCAACCACCTGAAAGGCGTCAGCGCGATTATCACCATGACCGAATCAGGCCGTACCGCGCTGATGACGTCCCGTATCAGCTCCGGTCTGCCGATTTTCGCGATGTCCCGCCACGAGCGCACCCTGAACCTCACCGCGCTCTATCGCGGCGTGACGCCGGTCTATTTCGACAGCGCCAACGACGGCGTGGCGGCGGCGCAGGATGCGGTTAATCTGCTGCGCGATAAAGGCTATCTGGTGACCGGCGATCTGGTTATCGTCACCCAGGGCGACATGATGGGCACCACCGGCAGCACCAACACCACCCGCGTGCTGACCGTCGACTAA
- the lpxM gene encoding lauroyl-Kdo(2)-lipid IV(A) myristoyltransferase (LpxM is lauroyl-Kdo(2)-lipid IV(A) myristoyltransferase, an enzyme characterized in Escherichia coli and involved in biosynthesis of the form of lipid A found in that species and some closely related species.), with product METKKTNSEYIPEFERAFLHPRYWGSWLGIGACAALALTPPSFRDPLLGKIGRLAGRFGKSARRRARINLFYCFPELSEAQRETIIDNMFATAPQSMVFMAELALRGPEKVLGRVDWHGESIINEMLESKESVILLVPHGWGVDIPAMLLASRGVHVAAMFHHQGNRLLDYVWNKVRLRFGGRLHARQDGIKPFIKSVRDGHWGYYLPDEDHGPEQSEFVDFFATYKATLPAVGRLMKVCRARVIPLFPVYDGKTHRLDVLVRPPMDDLMDADDVTLARRMNEEVEHFVGPHPEQYAWILKLLKTRKEGETEPYRRKDIYPK from the coding sequence ATGGAAACTAAAAAAACAAACAGCGAATACATTCCTGAATTCGAGCGCGCTTTTCTGCATCCCCGCTACTGGGGATCCTGGCTGGGGATTGGCGCCTGCGCCGCGCTGGCGCTGACGCCGCCATCCTTTCGCGATCCGCTGCTCGGTAAAATCGGCCGTCTGGCGGGGCGGTTTGGCAAAAGCGCCCGCCGCCGCGCGCGCATCAACCTGTTCTACTGCTTCCCGGAACTCTCCGAGGCGCAGCGCGAAACCATTATCGACAACATGTTCGCGACCGCGCCGCAGTCGATGGTGTTTATGGCAGAGCTCGCGCTGCGCGGGCCGGAAAAAGTGCTGGGCCGCGTCGACTGGCACGGCGAGTCCATCATTAATGAGATGCTGGAAAGCAAAGAGAGCGTGATCCTGCTGGTGCCGCACGGCTGGGGTGTGGATATCCCGGCGATGCTGCTGGCCTCGCGCGGTGTTCACGTCGCGGCGATGTTCCACCATCAAGGCAACCGGCTGCTCGATTATGTCTGGAATAAAGTGCGTCTGCGCTTCGGCGGCCGCCTGCATGCCCGCCAGGACGGCATTAAGCCGTTTATTAAGTCGGTACGCGACGGCCACTGGGGCTACTACCTGCCGGATGAAGATCACGGCCCGGAGCAGAGCGAGTTTGTCGATTTCTTCGCGACCTATAAAGCGACGCTGCCGGCAGTTGGGCGTCTGATGAAAGTCTGTCGCGCGCGCGTGATCCCGCTTTTCCCGGTCTACGACGGCAAAACGCATCGTCTCGATGTGCTGGTCCGCCCGCCGATGGATGATCTGATGGACGCCGATGACGTGACGCTGGCGCGCCGCATGAACGAAGAAGTGGAGCATTTTGTCGGTCCGCATCCGGAGCAATACGCCTGGATCCTGAAGCTTCTGAAAACGCGCAAAGAGGGCGAAACCGAGCCGTATCGCCGCAAAGATATTTACCCCAAATAA